The genomic DNA GGGTGGGGGGGTTTGAAAACAATATATTGTGCCGGCAGTGTTCTAAAATCACCGAGTAGGCCAAGTACTAGGTCTGAGTAGTCAGTTTTAACCCCTCATCCGATCCGAGTAATCGGATTCAAAAACAATTCTATAAAGAATCGGTCAAAACTCGGTTCGACTCCAAGTACTAGAGGTCAAACCCGGGTTTGACTTTCTCAATTTTTTATTGTTTTATTTAAAACTATCCCGAAAAAAGACCAAACGTgatattattttagtttttttgTACACTAATGACATTTATAAGAAATGATAtgtaatttattaattaaaactTATGTTTGATTATTCTGTCAAAAATTATCCAACAAGCCATCTATATTTAAACTCTATTATTTCGAGTATGTTATTAAACTATTAGTATTATTAGatagtttaatttttttatcagcATATAATTATATATGAGATAAAAAATTAGTAAAAAGAAATGATGCCCGATTGATTATTCATCCGAGTACTCTCCGAGTTCCGAGTACTCATTTTTCTGGAACAAAACCGATTCGAACCGATTTCTGACTTTTACAACCTTTCTAGCACTTTGATTAGATAGTGAGTCTGACGCTTATAATTTCCCAAAATAGAGCTTGTTCTTAGAATTGTATTAGTGACAAGTTCATATAGATGCAAATTGCAAGAATATTTGAAAAGCAAGTCACCTTCCACCATAAAGGAGAAAACCTAAGGCTGCAAACAAGGAAACTCCTGCCAATGGATTTATAATCTATGTTAGAAACAGCTATGGAGTAAAAGAGTCTTCAGTACCACATAATTAGCAGAACGGTAAAACATTAAAAAAAAATATCTAATTACGAACCGGCAAAGAACATCTTTGACAGGATAACCAATCCTCGGGCAGGATTCCACCATATCACTAACCACAGGACAATCTGTGAGATATTCAAAGAATCAGAATTACATCATACCAATCAATCATGAAAAAACAGCTTTATAAGACATAATAAACATTGATAATATTACATATTAACATGTTTATCAGTTCATAGTAATGGAAATTTTTTACATTTAATTAACATGAATTATGCATGATTATAAGGATTCATCAATGTTAGGTACCGACACAGAAGGGCTTTCGACTTTGTAAGGTTTTTTCTATCATACATCCATCAACAGAAGTGTTCAAAAGGGCAGCGTTAAGTTTGTTAAAAGAACCACTGCCACATATTTAGGTAACTTGTATCTTGATTGACATCAGACCAAATCACAGTACAACAACTACAAAAAGAATATCAAATTGTTTGTAGCGAAGAAGGCTTCTTCCTCGAAGGAGTTCCAAACAAACTAGTTCTTAGTGAGTAGTGCCATCTGATCATATCTCATTACAAAATATTAGAGACTTTTCAAAAAAGTACAGACTCTATTAGTATATATGGAAATCCTCAATGCACTGCTTCACCGAACAGGTACTGAGATATGCAATCTGATCTACATTTTTAAGTATGGTGTGACACTACAAAAAATTAATAATGAAACAGAGACACAAAACGATATCAACAGAACGAAATATTGTTCCAGAAAACAAAACATAATTGCTTAAAGAACTTAATTAAACCTTCAGCGCAGAAAACAAAATACAATTGCTTGAACTCAATTAAACCACTAGTTCATATGTACCCATAAAAAAGACAAAAAAAAGGATAAGAATGTTAACCTGAATAGAATACACCACTCCATTTATTGTCAAGAAAGTTGGTCTAAGCCCATCAGTGGATACAGCACGAGCCTGCACAATTAATTCATTAACAACAGAATAGCAAGCAGAAGTCAGAACAAGATGTAAGGTTCTTAAAAGCATACCTGATAGTATATTTCTGCCCAAAATAAAACCAACAGTGCATAAGTTGTGAAAAATGCTAGACTTGGTACATCAAGCAACATATGCCGAACAATCTGTAAAAAAGAAGAGCATACTAAGCTATGGCTAAACATAAACTCAATATATAAACGTGAATAGACATGAATTCAAGACTGTTATTAACCTCTGGCTGAAAATTCTGTACATCTCTCCGAAACACAAAAACAACAGCACGAACTGAAAATATTAACAGTATGTCATGAAACAAGGTAAAACCCTAAAATCAAACCAGACAGAGCCGCGATTTCAAGTGCTTTAGACATGTCAGAAAACAAACCTCCGTTCACCAAGAAATTAAGAAAATGGAAGACCTTCTGAGTTGTCCAGCCATACTCTGGCACTCTTAATTGTATCCGAACCAATTGTATCTGTAATAACGAAAACCACACCAATTATTATCACGGCTACGTTTCCAATGTAATCCTTAACTCCATTCCATTTACACATCACCACTTCGTCCACACACAATCACGATCAAGTAATCAACTAACTACTTATCAAACTCTTCACAATTAGATCATTTTACAACGGAAAAACGTTTCCACTCTCAACGCTTCATTCTAACAAGTCACTAATTTATCACAATTACATATGTGTGCGTAGTCAGTTACTTCAATTAACTGTAATCAAATTCTAGATTCAATCCAATACATAAAAATCTCCCGCTAAGTAATATATCACACGATAGACGATAAAATTCAACTTAACAACATATTCAACAATTACACAAATTAAAGAATCGACATCTACATCTATCACACGATATAGAATATACGACAAAATTCAACTCAATATGACAATATATTCAACAATTACACAAATTAAAGCATCGAAATCGACATCGAAACCCTAGCATAAACCTAACACATAAAAAGCACAATCATACATGATATACACATATATAATCGTACAGGCGATATAAAAAACATATAAATAGCTACCAAAGCGATAGTGGCGACGAAGGCGTAAAGAGCGGCGagaaggtgataaatgaaattCTGCCAGTCATCGGAATAGTTTACATGATTCCACCAATCAGATGCATTTTTTAAAGTGTTGTAATACGACGGCGCTAACAATTCCCGTCCCATCGCCGACGATCGGAGTTTGTATTCCGGCAAGAGGCGAATTAAATTGAATCTCGTTTAATTTGTATGTAtaatttgtgtgtgtgtgtgtatatgtggGAGAAGATGAAATTTGAATGTGAATAGAGATGGCCGGCGACAAGTGATTGTGGTTTGTGTGTGGGGAAGGTGTTTTcgttttttttttttaatttccaTTTGTTTTTtcttatttatatttatattttaattataatatattagATTCAAATGAACCGAGACAGCTCATTGTATGTGGTTCACGCGCCTGCCTACTCATGTCCACGTGCTACGCATTATTATGCACCTCTTTTGATTTTGTTTATCCCAACTCCTAAGCCCTTGTGACCCCAACTAATTAaagtttttattttgttttactttaattttaaaaaaaaacaatcACAGAGAATTTAAATGCTAAATTAACTTAAATTTGATGAATTATATAccaattttttattattttgaaaatttaaaaaatatatattaatttagaTTTACATGAACTTTTtaatgagatacattttataattattttcgaTTATATATTCTATGAAAATTTCAGTCAAATTTGAGTTAAATTGACCATAAAAAAATCAAACATGATATATAAATTAGGACCGAAAGAGTAGATTCATGATATGAAGACATTATTTCTAATACTCTTTTTGACATATAAATTATGACCGAAGGAGTAGATTCATGATATAGGGACATTATTTCTAATACTCTTTTTGTTGAACAAATTATTTGTGTTATTTAATTGCTAAATTCATATTTTTCGCAAATATGTCCTCCCATCTTGTCTTAGTGTCACGGGGTCAGATTTTCTATCCTAATTTTTTGATCCGTGCGGCCTACTCGATCACGCCAACGCCTAAGTAGTCAGCCTTCTCGAGAGTTTGTCGCCCAGAAACCCCTAATAAACCAACACGACAAATATAGCCAAAACCCACgcacaacaaagatccaatcgtGTGTGTAAGTGTGTCAAATTACTAAGTAAATGTAAAGACACAACAGATTTACGAGCCTGAATGCTCAACCTTCTATTGACCAACAGACTTGTACTACTGCCTATCATAATAATACAACCTAACATATATTTACAGACTTTTACCCAACTGCCTAACATATGGATACATGTTACAATGTATACATGCCTACATGTATAGATTATATTCTCACAATGTCTATCTATTTATATAAAGGAGCTTGGTTCACACAGCCCACACAGCCAAAGCAAAAGCAACTCCCTACGCAGCCCCAGTAGAAGTAACTGCCCGCGGTTACTAGTGGTTTCCTGATTTTGAATGCCTCAAATAAGTTATTTCCCACAAAACCTTGAGCCCCAACTGCAAGGTAGTTATTCCAGCAACCCACTAGTGCATATTCCAGCACTTATGCATATATATAATGCATATATCTCATCCCCCATGTGCCACACATGTGCCTACGGATTCTGGCCATGTCTTAGTCATTTTGGACTCCCAACTTAGCTCTCAGCTCAGTATCGCTCACATTTAGACCAGCCAACAATCCCACATAAACACAGCAGCTCAAGTCTGTGTCGCCGCCTGACGACTAGTCTGTGTCACCCCCTAGCGCCTAATCTTTGTCACCGCCTGGCGACTGGTCCGTGTCACCGCCTGGCGCCTGATCAATGTCGTTGCCTGGAGACTGGTCCGTGTCGCCGCCAGGTGAATCTCAATCCCAAAATGCAATATAGTCTAAGGGTCTTACAAACCCTCCCACATCTCCTGAGTTTGATGTCCTCATTAAATCATCAACAATTCTGAGAAGTCTGTTTCTCCAAGTAGCAAAACTAACGCCCATGAACCAAGGCTACAAATTCGTTTGCGATTCCTGCCACTGCCAAACCCAACCATCTCAAAACATGAACATTCTTCAACCATGATCATATTTCCCCAAGTCACTTCAATCCATATGAGCGACTATAGCTAAATATAGCCCAGCAATGCTAATTATTCAGAAGCCAACATAACCCATAACCAATTTTGTGAGAGACTACATATCTTAGTCTCCACCAACCTTGGATAAATCAGATTCATACCAATCTATCCAGCCCAAAAATTTTCACCAAGTCACCATAAACCATTTAGTGATGACCATGGGCTGTCACCAAGCCCACATGCGCCAACTATACCAAGGTCGAGCAACCAAACCCAAGATCAGCGCTCCTCCTTTAACAAATTCTGTCCTCGAAAGAATCATATGCACGCCAATCTCCATAAACAAATCAGTCACTACCGATCCGCACACCACATAACCGTGTTTAGCGTTTCCAACACTTGTCATAAATCTGCAACATAGTCTACCCTCCCCGGTCGCTGAACATTGACGCCAATGCCCTCACGCTCATAATCTCCATGATTGCCTCAAAAATCATATGCGCCTCCACCGAAGAAAGATGACTTTTGTGTAATCTTTGCACTTTCCCCACcttgaacagaattttcaagccCATAGTGATCTCCATCATCACCCAAAGAAATGTCTTCAACATCCCGCCTTGATAAATTCAAGTAAAACTCAACTCGTTCTACTTCACTTAACCAACGATCAGCCAACATCCCAACCCGAAAAGAGATCTCCTTGAACCTTCTCTCTATGGTGTCAAACTGATCTCCAAGATCATTTTTAAAGTCACCAAAATCATACTTCATGGCCCTACATATCCTTATCAATGTCACCAAATTTCTGACCATGGACTCGCCCGGAATTTTTTGAAATCCAGCAAAATCAACTTTGCTCCCACATGATCCAACCATCATGTCAAATCCCGAACTGATCAACGtagctctgatatcacttgtcACGGGGTCAGATTTTCAACCCTGAATTTTTCGATCCGTGCGACCTACTCGATGGCTCCAACGCCCAAGTAGTTAGCCTTCTCGAGAGGTTGACGCCCAGCAACCCCCAACAATCCAACACAACAAATATGACCAAAACCCATgcacaacaaagatccaatcgtGTGTGCAAGTGTGTCTAATTACCAAGCAAATGTAAAAACACAACAGATTTATGAGCCTGAATGCTCAACCTTCTATTGACCAACAATATATATGGATATAACCCAATTATGCTAACAGACTTGTATTACTGCCTAGCATAATAATACAACCTAacatatatttacatattttttcCCAACTGCCTAACATATGGATACATGTTACAACGCATACATGCCTACATGCATAAATTACATTCTCACAATGTCTATCTATTTGTATAAAGGAACCTGGTTCACAAAGCCCACACAGCCCCAACAAAAGCAACTGCCCACGCAAcctgttgggaatatgttgtgaacttgatgattttattaacaaaacaccttagtagatttaacttagtgaaaaatgtagcactcgacggatgatcaaatatagtctcgacggatgactcaatatagtcccgacggatgatgatttgacatctatcgagtgagtagcttatgtaacaataagtcatgtagcacatttctgcaaacaactttgtatagatttcGTAGTAgcttataagtcatgttgactttaattagatatgcagaataggttgattaattgtaaatatatgatgtcttgtaattttgcataaatgaaatgaagtcaagtgccaaatagctacccgacggatgatcaacaaagctacccgacggatgatcaacaagtcaacccgacggatgatcaattcaaacatctgttgacagtgacaacacagtcacatgcgtcgagtgtttgcaaaaggaatgtggcagcctactCAACTGGGTTTTTTAGAACAAAAAAGTATTACCATTtacatgctattatgaagatattcaaagatgctggaatagagtagtgaagcaacatagtattagacttgataggttttgttttattatcttgtcttattattgtgtaatcttggtgatatatataaaccaagagtagcaaactgaataacaagactaagcaatacatttctcagagaaacaattgtaagctgtatctgttagcatttctctgtaagtttagttgttcttatttgtaagcagctgtgagctatttaagcttcacagggttctctcgatatatatatatatatatatatatatatatatatatatatatatatatatatccggtggatacattcaaatccaccagaaaattttaaagacttgtgtttttattactttgtgttttgattctttttaacttatcattccgcactttgcaaatcaaaacactcacatatatattttgagttagaacatcttataatttagaaaaagtttcaagaattccattcaaccccccttctgtaattcttgttgcattgttagggactaacaattggtatcagagtaagctcttgaagaacaaagagtttaaagatcacaacaaacagcaagatgaacaagaaggatgttggagtcaagattccttttctggacaaagataattaccatcactagaaggtaaagatgcatcttcatttactttctcaagatgaggtgtaatgcccccaaatccggggtcagaggatttggtcgtcactataaaacctcaatccaaatcaacctgttaaatcgaaatgcaaatgccagcggaagataattattatttatgaccccaaactactccaagatcttttaaggttacagttctagaaacaagatatccaaataattataataataatatctaaaaatatgggatattacaatctacccccttataaggattccatcctcggaatcagcagaagaaagcactagTGATCTTCTTACCAACTTTTTGATCTTGCATATGcattttttctcaaaatttttGATGAACTTAAATTCCTCGTATAACATAATGATCTCGAAAGCTTTACTCCGCACCACTGTTCCATCCACCTCCTTTGACCTA from Apium graveolens cultivar Ventura chromosome 5, ASM990537v1, whole genome shotgun sequence includes the following:
- the LOC141724834 gene encoding tobamovirus multiplication protein 3-like, giving the protein MGRELLAPSYYNTLKNASDWWNHVNYSDDWQNFIYHLLAALYAFVATIALIQLVRIQLRVPEYGWTTQKVFHFLNFLVNGVRAVVFVFRRDVQNFQPEIVRHMLLDVPSLAFFTTYALLVLFWAEIYYQARAVSTDGLRPTFLTINGVVYSIQIVLWLVIWWNPARGLVILSKMFFAGVSLFAALGFLLYGGRLFLMLQRFPVESKGRRKKLQEVGYVTTICFTCFLIRCVMMCFNAFDKAADLDVLYHPVLNFIYYLLVEILPSTLVLFILRKLPPKRGITQYHPIR